The Bos mutus isolate GX-2022 chromosome 7, NWIPB_WYAK_1.1, whole genome shotgun sequence genome window below encodes:
- the LOC102284790 gene encoding olfactory receptor 7E178: protein MEIRAAQVMRCLASAIAATYRLPTARLSRCPRYIQPQNLTQNLTSVSEFFLLGLSDDAELQPLLCVLFLYMYLVTMLGNLLIILAVTSDPHLHTPMYFFLSNLSLADIGFVSTTVPKMIVNILTHSRVISYGGCLTQMSFLILFGCMDGMLLSMMAYDRFVAICHPLHYPVIMNPHLCFSLVFVSFFGSLMDSQVHNLIVLQLTCFKDVEIYNYFCDPSLFLKLACSDTFTNNIILYFSGAIFAFVLVSGIFFSYYKSISSILRVPSSGGRYKAFSTCGSHLTVVCLYYGTGLGMYLSSAISQSPRKDSLASVIYTVVTPMLNPFIYSLRNQDIKRALCRFLNKTI from the coding sequence gtgtCCAAGGTACATACAACCACAAAATCTAACACAGAATCTAACCAGTGTCTCAGAATTCTTCCTCCTGGGCCTCTCAGATGATGCAGAACTGCAGCCTTTGCTCTGTGTCCTGTTTCTGTACATGTACCTGGTCACCATGCTGGGGAACCTGCTCATCATCCTGGCTGTCACCTctgacccccacctccacacccccatgtacttcttcctctccaacctgtCCTTGGCTGACATTGGTTTCGTTTCCACCACAGTCCCCAAGATGATTGTGAACATCCTAACTCACAGCAGAGTCATCTCCTATGGGGGCTGCCTGACACAGATgtcttttttaatcctttttggaTGTATGGATGGTATGCTGCTGTCTATGATGGCCTATGACAGGTTTGTGGCCATCTGTCACCCACTGCACTACCCAGTCATCATGAACCCACACCTCTGTTTCTCTTtagtttttgtgtctttttttggtAGCCTTATGGACTCCCAGGTACACAATTTGATTGTTCTACAACTTACCTGCTTCAAAGATGTAGAAATTTATAATTACTTCTGTGACCCTTCTCTGTTCCTTAAGCTTGCCTGTTCTGACACTTTCACCAATAATATAATCCTGTATTTTTCTGGtgccatttttgcttttgtcCTTGTCTCAGGGATCTTTTTCTCTTATTACAAAAGTATTTCCTCCATTTTGAGAGTCCCATCATCAGGTGGGAGGTATAAAGCATTCTCTACCTGTGGCTCTCACCTGACAGTTGTTTGCTTATATTATGGAACAGGCCTTGGTATGTACCTCAGCTCAGCCATCTCACAGTCTCCCAGGAAGGATTCACTGGCCTCAGTTATCTACACTGTGGTcacccccatgctgaaccccttcatctacagcctgaggaacCAAGACATCAAAAGGGCCTTGTGCAGATTCCTCAACAAAACAATCTAA